A single genomic interval of Noviherbaspirillum saxi harbors:
- a CDS encoding c-type cytochrome: MKTTLIKIHGRAAHAGVGARSLVTLSGKLVLTALLSACGLASAQQAKVPDTIAQRAMACAACHGKEGRATSDGYFPRIAGKPAGYLYNQLINFREGHRQYPLMTYMVAHLSDDYLMEISQYFSALHLPYPPPQAANVPPAILERGRMLVMSGDRSKSIPACIACHGQKLTGVLPAIPSLVGLPRDYLNAQFGAWKNGSRKAAAPDCMSQISKQISPDDIAAVSSWLASQPIPGDMAPSPAASIKLPIPCGSAQ; the protein is encoded by the coding sequence ATGAAAACAACGTTAATAAAAATTCACGGCCGGGCGGCGCATGCCGGAGTCGGAGCGCGCAGCCTTGTGACGCTGTCGGGGAAGCTGGTGTTGACTGCATTGCTGTCGGCGTGCGGACTTGCATCAGCGCAGCAGGCCAAGGTACCCGACACCATTGCGCAGCGTGCGATGGCCTGCGCCGCCTGTCATGGCAAAGAAGGACGCGCGACCAGCGACGGCTACTTCCCGAGAATTGCAGGAAAGCCTGCGGGTTACTTATACAACCAGCTGATCAACTTCCGGGAAGGGCATCGTCAATATCCGCTGATGACCTACATGGTCGCGCATTTATCTGACGACTATCTGATGGAGATTTCACAGTATTTCTCTGCCCTGCATCTTCCGTATCCACCGCCGCAGGCTGCCAATGTCCCCCCTGCGATACTGGAACGTGGTCGGATGCTGGTGATGTCCGGCGATCGCTCAAAAAGCATCCCTGCCTGCATCGCATGTCACGGGCAAAAGCTTACCGGCGTTCTTCCGGCAATTCCAAGTCTGGTCGGCTTGCCGCGGGATTACCTCAATGCCCAGTTCGGCGCCTGGAAGAACGGATCGCGCAAGGCTGCCGCGCCCGACTGCATGTCGCAGATCAGCAAGCAAATCAGTCCGGACGACATTGCTGCCGTTTCGTCGTGGCTAGCCTCGCAGCCGATACCAGGCGACATGGCACCGTCGCCGGCGGCGTCGATCAAGCTGCCCATCCCTTGCGGCAGTGCTCAATAG
- a CDS encoding nitrite/sulfite reductase, translating to MYQYDEYDEVLVRERVSEFRDQVARRLSGDLSEEEFLPLRLQNGLYNQKHAYMLRVAIPYGVLSSAQLRMLAHIARRYDRGYGHFTTRQNIQYNWIKLEEAPDILQELATVQMHAIQTSGNCVRNITTEQFAGVAADEILDPRPLAEILRQWSTLNPEFAFLPRKFKIALSASKEDRAAVRMHDVGVYMHLNAAGQKVLRVFAGGGLGRTPILSSQIRDDLPWQHLLSYVEAILRVYNRYGRRDNKYKARIKILVKALGVDAFAAEVEQEWLHLKDGPSTLTEDEYERVAHFFRQERYEQVDAHDPTFERQLADNKRFAQWVKRNVREHKVPGYASVTLSTKPGAGVPPGDVTAEQMEHIAAWADEFGLGEIRIAHEQNVILPDVRLRDLHALWYRAVAQNLATPNLGLLTDIIACPGGDYCSLANARSLPIAESIARRFDDLDFLCDLGELSLNISGCINACGHHHMGNIGVLGVDKDGEEWYQVTIGGAQGNESALGKVIGPSFRAEEMPGVIERLVETYCQVRVEGEAFIDTLARVGAEPFKANVYHHAV from the coding sequence ATGTATCAATACGATGAATATGACGAAGTGCTGGTCAGAGAGCGTGTATCGGAATTCCGCGACCAGGTCGCCCGCAGATTGTCTGGTGACCTGAGTGAGGAAGAGTTTTTGCCGCTTCGCCTGCAAAACGGCCTGTACAACCAGAAGCATGCCTACATGCTGCGGGTGGCGATTCCGTACGGGGTGCTGTCGTCCGCACAGCTTAGAATGCTTGCCCATATCGCACGCAGATATGACCGGGGCTACGGCCACTTTACGACTCGCCAGAATATTCAGTACAACTGGATCAAGCTGGAAGAAGCGCCGGATATTCTTCAAGAGCTTGCCACCGTACAGATGCATGCGATTCAGACATCCGGCAACTGTGTGCGCAACATCACCACTGAACAGTTTGCAGGCGTTGCCGCAGACGAGATACTTGACCCGCGTCCGCTTGCCGAAATCCTTCGCCAGTGGTCAACGCTGAATCCGGAATTCGCATTTCTTCCACGGAAATTCAAGATAGCGCTCTCTGCGTCGAAAGAAGACCGTGCGGCAGTGAGGATGCATGACGTCGGCGTTTACATGCATCTGAATGCGGCTGGCCAGAAAGTCTTGCGCGTATTTGCCGGAGGAGGCCTTGGCAGAACGCCGATTCTCAGTTCGCAAATACGCGATGACTTGCCATGGCAACATCTGCTGTCCTATGTGGAAGCCATCCTGCGTGTCTATAACCGTTACGGGCGCCGCGACAATAAGTACAAGGCGCGCATCAAGATACTGGTCAAGGCGCTTGGCGTGGACGCTTTCGCTGCCGAGGTCGAACAGGAATGGCTGCATCTCAAGGATGGCCCCTCCACACTTACCGAGGATGAATACGAGCGGGTTGCGCATTTCTTTCGGCAGGAGCGGTACGAGCAGGTGGATGCGCACGACCCCACGTTCGAGCGGCAGCTCGCGGACAACAAGCGCTTCGCGCAGTGGGTAAAGCGCAATGTGCGGGAACATAAAGTTCCGGGTTATGCATCAGTGACGCTGTCGACCAAGCCGGGAGCCGGCGTACCGCCCGGTGATGTGACGGCCGAGCAAATGGAGCATATCGCCGCATGGGCCGATGAGTTCGGTCTCGGCGAAATCCGGATCGCGCATGAACAGAACGTGATTCTGCCGGACGTACGCTTACGCGATCTGCATGCGCTCTGGTATCGCGCTGTTGCACAAAACCTTGCCACGCCCAATCTGGGTCTGCTCACGGATATCATCGCCTGCCCCGGCGGGGACTATTGTTCGCTCGCCAACGCCAGATCGCTTCCGATAGCCGAATCCATTGCGCGGCGTTTCGACGACCTCGATTTTCTTTGCGACCTCGGTGAACTGTCGCTCAACATATCCGGCTGCATCAATGCATGCGGACATCATCATATGGGAAACATCGGAGTACTCGGTGTCGACAAGGATGGCGAGGAGTGGTACCAGGTCACCATCGGTGGCGCGCAGGGCAACGAGTCAGCGCTTGGCAAGGTCATCGGTCCCTCGTTCCGGGCGGAGGAAATGCCTGGCGTAATTGAACGGCTTGTAGAAACCTATTGCCAGGTGCGGGTGGAGGGCGAAGCTTTTATCGATACGCTCGCCCGGGTCGGAGCCGAACCCTTCAAAGCCAATGTTTACCATCATGCGGTATAA
- a CDS encoding TOBE domain-containing protein translates to MNRLPGHIAAIDRHGSIALVDAVAADQCFTAMLIGTGNETASWQAGMPVTLLFKEAEVSLAKDLAGQISMRNRLACRVTAIEQGRLMSKVVLDFRGHEVISLITTRSAQALAIVPGDAVEALIKANEMTLVPEPQA, encoded by the coding sequence GTGAACCGACTGCCCGGCCATATCGCCGCGATCGACCGGCACGGCAGCATCGCGCTGGTCGATGCGGTGGCCGCCGATCAGTGCTTCACCGCCATGCTGATCGGTACCGGGAATGAAACGGCAAGCTGGCAAGCTGGCATGCCTGTGACCCTGTTGTTCAAGGAGGCCGAAGTCTCGCTGGCAAAAGACCTTGCCGGCCAGATCAGCATGCGCAATCGACTCGCCTGCCGCGTGACCGCCATCGAACAGGGACGCCTGATGAGCAAGGTGGTACTGGATTTCCGGGGACATGAAGTGATTTCCCTGATTACCACCCGCTCGGCACAAGCACTGGCCATCGTGCCTGGCGATGCGGTCGAGGCACTCATCAAGGCGAATGAAATGACGCTGGTGCCGGAGCCGCAAGCATGA
- a CDS encoding cytochrome c, producing the protein MKRILFLVLAAIVLVPALVIGIQVLHEPGSDQASVPVTDASGQLARGAYLARAGNCMACHTVRGGQAYAGGRAIATPFGKIYSSNLTPDEDTGIGTWTSNDFWRALHNGKSKDGRFLYPAFPYPDYTKVTREDSDAMYAYLRTVAPVKQESKTPDLRFPYNQRILLAFWRTLYFTPGTYQSQAEQSQTWNRGAYLVQGLGHCAACHTARNAMGGSINESNLAGGMIPMLNWYAASLTSDAGHGLGNWKVEDIEDLLKTGVSRQGAVSGPMAEVVSESLQHLTSTDIHAMATYLKDVPKTKSGANRETARTSGDRQAILRQGAKLYEQHCAECHQADGKGAPSVYPALAGNPSLAAQSVVNPIRIVLNGGYPPSTAGNPRPYGMPPYSVALDDTEVAAVVSYIRTAWGNKGDLVSPIDVARLRGTPID; encoded by the coding sequence ATGAAGCGAATCTTATTTCTGGTTCTTGCCGCTATAGTTCTTGTTCCTGCTCTTGTCATCGGCATTCAAGTCTTGCACGAACCCGGCAGCGACCAGGCAAGTGTGCCGGTTACGGATGCGAGCGGGCAGCTTGCGCGCGGGGCCTATCTTGCGCGCGCCGGCAACTGCATGGCATGCCATACCGTCCGCGGCGGGCAAGCGTATGCCGGCGGCCGGGCAATTGCCACGCCGTTCGGCAAGATCTATTCGTCCAACCTTACGCCTGATGAGGATACCGGCATCGGCACGTGGACATCGAACGATTTCTGGCGGGCGCTCCATAACGGCAAGTCGAAGGATGGACGCTTCCTTTACCCGGCGTTCCCTTATCCTGATTACACCAAGGTCACGCGGGAAGACTCGGATGCGATGTACGCATACCTGCGGACAGTCGCGCCGGTAAAGCAGGAAAGCAAGACTCCCGATTTGCGGTTTCCCTATAACCAGCGCATCTTGCTGGCCTTCTGGCGCACGCTCTACTTCACCCCCGGCACGTATCAGTCACAAGCCGAACAAAGCCAGACGTGGAACAGGGGCGCATATCTGGTCCAGGGTCTCGGGCACTGTGCGGCCTGTCATACCGCCCGAAATGCCATGGGAGGTAGCATCAACGAAAGCAATCTTGCCGGCGGCATGATCCCGATGCTGAACTGGTATGCCGCATCGCTGACATCTGATGCCGGACATGGGCTGGGAAACTGGAAGGTCGAAGACATCGAAGATCTGCTGAAGACCGGCGTCTCCCGGCAAGGAGCCGTATCCGGTCCGATGGCCGAGGTGGTCAGTGAAAGTCTGCAGCATCTCACGAGCACGGACATCCATGCGATGGCGACGTATCTGAAGGACGTACCCAAGACAAAAAGCGGTGCGAATAGAGAGACGGCCCGCACCTCGGGCGATCGCCAGGCAATATTGCGGCAAGGAGCGAAACTCTACGAACAGCACTGCGCGGAATGCCATCAGGCAGATGGAAAAGGTGCGCCATCGGTCTATCCCGCTCTGGCAGGCAATCCTTCGCTGGCGGCGCAATCGGTAGTCAATCCGATCCGCATCGTGCTCAATGGCGGATATCCGCCGAGTACAGCGGGAAATCCGCGCCCCTATGGCATGCCGCCATATTCAGTCGCATTGGACGATACCGAAGTCGCTGCCGTCGTTTCTTATATCCGCACCGCCTGGGGGAATAAGGGGGACCTGGTATCACCGATCGATGTCGCTCGATTGCGCGGGACGCCGATAGATTAA
- the modA gene encoding molybdate ABC transporter substrate-binding protein, with the protein MIRFSLFIAAMFLSHAMAHADTLTVAVAANVQYAFDDLQAAFKKESGHDLKPVFNSSGKFFSQIANGAPFDVFLSADMEYPEKLYKEGHAIAPPKVYAHGALVLWTVKDLDLDRWQTVLAGPGVNKIAVANPKTAPYGREAMKALASLQLEQAVKHKLVFGESIAQTNQYIHSGAVEAGFTAKSVVVSPEMKGQGKWIELPKDVYQPIAQGIVILKHGQKNNSMLAQQFHDFVLSKSARAILERYGYILP; encoded by the coding sequence ATGATCCGCTTTAGTCTCTTTATCGCTGCAATGTTCCTCTCGCATGCAATGGCGCATGCCGATACCTTGACGGTGGCAGTTGCTGCCAATGTGCAGTATGCATTCGATGATCTGCAAGCCGCCTTCAAGAAAGAATCCGGTCATGACCTAAAGCCGGTCTTTAACTCGTCGGGAAAATTCTTTTCGCAAATTGCCAACGGTGCACCTTTCGACGTTTTTCTGTCGGCCGATATGGAGTATCCGGAAAAGCTGTACAAGGAAGGCCACGCCATCGCACCGCCCAAAGTGTATGCGCATGGCGCCCTCGTGTTATGGACAGTTAAGGATCTGGACCTGGACCGTTGGCAGACCGTCCTTGCCGGACCCGGCGTCAACAAGATCGCCGTTGCCAATCCGAAGACCGCTCCCTACGGGCGTGAAGCGATGAAGGCGCTGGCGTCTCTGCAACTTGAGCAAGCCGTGAAGCACAAGCTGGTGTTCGGCGAAAGCATCGCGCAAACCAATCAATACATCCATTCCGGCGCAGTCGAAGCCGGCTTCACCGCCAAGTCGGTCGTCGTATCGCCGGAAATGAAAGGCCAGGGCAAGTGGATCGAACTGCCCAAGGACGTTTACCAGCCGATCGCCCAAGGCATCGTGATCCTTAAGCATGGCCAGAAAAACAATTCGATGCTTGCGCAACAGTTTCATGACTTTGTGCTGTCGAAAAGCGCGCGGGCCATTCTTGAACGTTACGGATATATCCTGCCGTGA